In a genomic window of Erigeron canadensis isolate Cc75 chromosome 5, C_canadensis_v1, whole genome shotgun sequence:
- the LOC122599630 gene encoding COP9 signalosome complex subunit 6a-like: MATLKEATSSQSQQQPQSMASSSSGLTFKLHPLVIVNISDHHTRVKSQAHHPNDAVSAPPNPPRVFGCVIGVQRGRTVEIFNSFELLYDPSTNSLDRAFLEKKQELYKKVFPNFYVLGWYSTGADAEESDMHIHKALMDINENPVYVLMNPLINHAQKDLPVTIYESELHVIDGIPQLIFVRSSYTIETVEAERISVDHVAHLKPSDGGSAATQLAAHLTGIHSAIKMLNSRIRVLHHYLNAMQKGEIPYENSLLRQVSSLLRRLPAIESEKFQDDFLMEYNDTLLISYLAMFTDCSSTMNDLVDKINIAYDKHSRRGGRTTFI; encoded by the exons ATGGCGACACTCAAAGAAGCAACCTCTTCACAATCGCAGCAGCAGCCACAATCAATGGCGTCATCAAGTAGCGGCCTGACCTTCAAACTTCACCCACTCGTCATCGTTaacatctccgaccaccacacACGTGTCAAATCACAGGCTCATCATCCAAACGACGCCGTTTCAGCTCCTCCTAATCCACCTAGGGTTTTCGGTTGCGTTATCGGCGTTCAGCGTGGCCGTACTGTTGAGATCTTCAATAGCTTTGAACTTCTTTATGATccttccactaattctcttgaTCGTGCCTTCCTTGAAAAGAAACAAGAGCtct ATAAGAAAGTGTTTCCCAACTTTTATGTACTGGGATGGTATTCTACTGGGGCTGATGCTGAAGAGTCCGATATGCATATACACAAAGCT TTGATGGATATCAATGAAAACCCTGTGTATGTTCTTATGAACCCGTTGATCAATCATGCCCAGAAGGATCTCCCAGTAACTATTTATGAGAGTG AACTGCACGTCATTGATGGGATTCCACAGCTTATTTTTGTACGCTCCAGCTATACTATTGAG ACAGTAGAAGCTGAAAGGATATCTGTTGACCATGTTGCACATCTTAAACCATCTGACGGAGGTTCAGCTGCTACTCAAT TGGCTGCTCACTTGACGGGAATACATAGTGCAATCAAGATGCTTAATAGTAGGATCAGAGTGCTCCATCACTATCTTAATGCTATGCAAAAAG GTGAAATTCCTTATGAGAATTCTTTGCTAAGACAGGTGTCTAGTCTTTTAAGGAGATTACCAGCAATAGAATCAGAGAAATTTCAAGATGACTTTTTGATG GAATACAATGACACACTGTTAATCAGTTATCTGGCTATGTTCACCGATTGCTCAAG CACGATGAATGATCTAGTTGATAAGATCAACATCGCATATGACAAGCATAGTCGGAGGGGAGGCCGAACCACCTTCATCTGA